A window of Vanessa cardui chromosome 16, ilVanCard2.1, whole genome shotgun sequence genomic DNA:
GTGAAGAAGCAATCAGCAAATTATATGGAATACAGcttgtttacatatatattgatcAAATGGTAAATGCTATTGTGAAAtgctaatttcaattaaattaaacgctATTGTTATATACTAAACTAATATTGACTTGCAGCATGATTTAAAGTCAGTCGTTTACAAAGCAATATTCCTGAAAGTAAAAAATTACACTTTTCTATCCTTCCtccttatattatgttaataacatgtattttatgatataactgtttgtaattttgttttaaaatggtaGAAAAGAAAGCGAATGCTTTtggataatttttaatttcattagcaattgactgaatttatttttaagtctaaatatacaaattgattTGTGTAGCTGTATAATAAAACCGGATTTAACTGCTATATTGGATTTCataattcttttatattctAAGGGTTTAACacgtacatttataaaattggattgcaatttattagattgtataatataaaaacaacgaAATTCATGAATGTAACTAAtgcatttttcttattattaggTAAAAACATGTAAagtaaacaaaacttttttttccacaaatttattttgcaacAATATTTGTTGGATTTTTATTCATCGATATTTCAATCTTTGATGACATATTTCCCAGTTAAAATTGATCATGGGTCCAATTAGAACACATGAGGAACGGCAATTGGGCTGGAGTAGGGGAAGGGTGAGTAAGAAGAGTAAGTGATGGCAGGAGAGTCGGATCGGTAGTCAAATCTCGATTGGTGAGAGAAAGCAGCAGGAGCAGAGTAGGCCGATACAGCGAGAGGAGCAGAACGTTTCTTGATTAAGTGGGCGTTGTATCCAAAGGGAGTAGCAGTAATCAGAGGAGTTGACACGTAGGGACTGCCTACTGCGTATGTTGTTGGCACGAATGGAGTTGCAGCAGAATAAGAAGCGTAAGGAGCAACGTATGTAGAAGGCGCGAAGAACGGAGCTGACCTCTTCTTGATCAGATGGGCGGCAGTTGCGTAGTAGGGAGTAATATAAGATGATGCCAACGGACCAGCCGCAGTATAAGTAGTAGTCAGTGGAGTATTAATGGCGTAAGACGCTGCCAAGGGAGAGGCGTAAGAGGTCGCGAGAGGTGTAGAGACGAAGTACGGAGAAGGCGCGGTGTAGCTGCTCACTGCTAAGGGGGCAGACCGTTTCTTGATGAGATGAGAGTAGCCCAATGGTGTGGAGTAAGCCAGAGGTGCCGACGAGTAGTAGGGCGCCGAGTAGAACAGGTTGTTGGGATAGCTTGAGACAACAGTCGTCGCTGGAGCCACTATGTTCGCTGAGTATCCCAAGTTCGAAATGATGGCACTAGGTTCGGCCGTGGCCGCAGCCAGGAAAGCGCACAATACTGCGAACTTGAACATCTTGATACTTGTTAATCGGATGAGATACAACTGATGACAAACTAAAGTTAGTATCGTATTTATACCGAATAATAAATGTTACCTAGTGTAATAAAACCGGTGCTTAAATGTCACTGATATTTAAACTGACAAGGCCATAGGGAAGCATTATCCTATTTTTGTCTTATCAATtaacatcataaataaaaacaggCCTTATCAATAAGTGCACTTAACACactgattttaataattcaacattCAAATAGGAGtctcaaataaaatgttaaaacaatatacatatttgtttctttaaaagtttgttgtaatgttttttttttttgtatattatatttttttaagttattattatgctTGTGTTTAGACTTTTATTACCTCTCATTGTAGCCGCTGAAGTCTGTGGCTTTTGTTGGGACTCTTCAGCAGAACGATGGCGGGATGGCGGCGCGCGCCGCGGGGAGAGCGCGAGCCCGGCCACGCTGTCTGCCATTCCAGCCACATACTGCCCCAATGATGTTAGGAAACTCATATTTGTTGTTTAAAACACTAAATTCATCTGTCACCACTAATTAGCACTCGCAATTAAGTTATATGGCACACATAGTATTGGAATTATGCACTTCTTCATTTGTGTTTCACTATCCTCAACGATTAAATCTGAAACAATTgaaaaaagatattaaaatcaCAATTTTAGGTATTACTTGCGACaactttgtacattttttttattaactagcATTTTTACTATTTAGTTTCAGATTATTGGATTTGGATTATTTTCACAGCGTTTTGGCTATCGGTCAGCTCAAGACGAATcgataacatataaaaattaatttcaggTAAGGATTAAACTACATCATACCCAAAGCTACGTGACTGCGTGTGTTTTTCTATATAACTAAGTGCGCTAAATTATATCACAATCGGTTATAAGTTGGGATGTGAAAGTTTAACAAAGGcactttcgcattcataatattagctAGGATTATACGTTTCTGCTATAAAATAATGCAACATTATTGTCCGCAGTGAGGCGTGCTGGGATATTCATAGAACAATACTCGGATTAATTCAATTGATAGCGTAATCCATTAcatgttttaatgttataattatatatttgctgCATTTGACTAATCATTATCGACATAAATTATTAAGCCAAAGTAACCCTCGGGTTAAGTCCCGTACATCATAACTCATGATTGCAGATTCAACATaacaagtaccactgaattttcatgtgctcaatttgttaattaatctcgtgttcggcgttgaaggaaaatatcgtgagtaaTCTAACACGtttctatttaaatagaatacatGTGTATcaaccaaccggcattggatcACCGTGGTGTTAGAAGCTCGTGACTTTCTCCTGACGTTtgcagactgttactttactttacatatatttgtatgctTTGGCGTAGTTCgcaaagttatatatttaaaagtaaaagaatacatttttacgATCAAGTagttaatcttaatattttattattttgtcatgTGTTGAAGTGCTTAACTGTATTATGTATATCAGTCAAATCTACCTGCTACGATTAACCAACGGCCGCTAAAGGTTTTTGAATTCATTTTTAACGCAATCATAAACCcctttatatgtttaaatttaataattaaatatttagaatactttgatcaatattatagtaaaatatttttacgagttttattattcaaaaagtaCTCCACAATAATACGTAAAGATGTATGAGATTTATGTTAATACTAGGTATATTGCCAGAAAACGCTGACAAAAAAATACTACtccgaaaattaattaaattcttatttattcgtaataaataaatatttatgtaaggcAGTTTATTCTAATCTTAACAAGAAACTTATTTAGTTTACAGTTTAAAGTATGGATTGATTACTTGATTAGCAATGATTAACAATTGTCAATTAAGGCGGAAAAATTGGGCCGCCTGAGAGCCTCAATGGCGGACGCTGTGTGCGATCGACTAAGATATATGAAGATGTTATGTTATAcacaaatacataaacatatttatagagCAGTTATATGGAAAAGTTTGCAACACTATATAGACATATATGTAGTATGACGTGTAGGTAGTCTACCTACTCGTTCGTAATCAGGGAGAAACCCAAAGAggtttaaactttattttcacatacactttatcatttaaaataattatttgaaagtcctataaatattaataattgtcgatgaatacaaataagaattttaCTCGCTATCTCTGACTCACAAATCACctcattaaaaatttattttatttaaaacatgtcTCTTTAAAGGACAGGAGGCTTttgtttgatataattaataaaaataaaaaaaagtttattaattacatacaaaacatttactgtattttttaatggaTTGAAaggatattatttgtttatacatttaataaaagtatttttgatattttttatggtgttttgtttcttattcacaattatataaaggaattttattattaccttaTTGTAACCATCAAAATAAAGCTATAAGaacaatgattttataaatcaattaattattcatattttatcaaataagtcGATTGACGAGTTCTGTTAGTGATTCCAGCTCAATCCTTCGCTTTATCTTGTAACGAAATCAAGATATCAAACCACCTGTTTTAATGTTACCAGGAAGTTGTTTTTGCTAGAGAATATTTTTCAGATAGAAGACCAATCTGTATATTAACATAGTAACCGCCGCACAAAAACTTATCCCTTTTTTAATTGGtcgtccatttattatatatcaaggttaaatgaaaactaaatgtcaattaaattgtattactaAGTCAACCAACTTTGCTtacaattttactttataatttttaaatacatacagtttattttaacgcaaatattttttatgcctaAACTGGTTACTACGTGctatgtgttttattaatattttaacttcaaaAATACGGAGGTTTTCatgaatttttacaaaaaaaaaaaaatttagtcaaATAAAGGGTACAACGCGCGCGCAACTATATGACATAGTTCCTTGGTTAGAGGACCAAGGAACGGCACTGAGCCCGATGTATAGGTCTCATGTGATCATTGATTCAGTTGTTTGTCGGTTACACAAACAGCTTCAACTTGCTCTTTCTTTCTCGTCTCCTTGTTTTATTTAGCTGACATTTCAAATAATACCTTTACAGAGATTTTTTTCATAGATTCATAGGTTTCTATGTTTAAATGAGTCTTTCAAGATTATGATGCCCTTACAAGACCTCAATAAAATTTCACCTATTGATTCATACCATACAGAATCAATtatgagtttattaataagatagtCTTGCAATACGTCGATTTAAAAttgcatattatataaagtatataataaatttgttaataaaacaaacaaggaaataacttgaaatattacgcgtttattaaaaacgtatacaaattaaataagcaattaatatacataaactaatacacatatacatacgtGCTATATTCCAAAATAGATTCTATTCTGAAAGAATTTAGCGGTGATAGATAGGACAGGTAGTTAAAAACGTTTCGAAGCTTCAAAAGAAATTCCGTGAAGGATGAACATCGTGATGCATTACTCCATAAGTTGAGGACGTAACTTATTAGATAAGTCGTTTTTCATGTAACTCTATTTATAAATGCAGTCCCCGTATTTATAACGCTTTACCTTTATCAAAGGCTTAGAATGTTTATTTTCACAGGGACATAATCAGACACATTATAATtaggaaaatttattaaaataacacgtaacaaaaattaaaaaaaatgtttcaaagaacattttatatttataatagtaatctatacttataataaatctgtagggatgtcaattctgtacatgaaatatttttccaacatAACCATCAGGGGGTGATTAGGgatcgatactgatggcaaaaatgcaatcagtaaaatttttgtttgtctgtctgtctgtccgtataaccgttatagaaacaaaaactactggatggattttaacgaaacttggtataaTTAtctttcatactcctgagctggttatagtatacttttcatcacgctaaaatcaataggagcagagcagtgaagggaaatgttggGAAAACGGTAGAAATTACTCCTAtcttaagcttccgtcgcgtgtacagccttaatggttaaaggtacacagaaatcatgtattacggaaatgttctccttaaaattatataaaaaatatcccatgacagcctatgtctatcttttacggTAGACACACAATAACACGTGACACTCCCGATagcgtagtagttcgaagctttctgattatatttgacttttcctacgtttataacactctcaatcatcccaaattaaaaaagttaacagtatttactattccatattaaagaatcatagaaatcggtatagaaacaccaaagttatacatgaaatacgctaatgctaaagctatcgcacgtgaatactaaatctacactactatataaatctctagagtctgtctgtacacttattttttgtcttaattCGTATAAATggtctttttatgattgactgacataaaatttatcatttttgtaatttatgtctgtctgtctgtatgttctgctctCTCTTCTTCTTGTTCTTAAACTCGAGAACAgctgcaccgatctttataaaaattagtatacaggaaaaacatgtgcttgcgcaaatcataggccATCTATATAAAGTCGATTTGTTTGCATTACGAAAATTGGTAtgtatatctattgttttatggagaaagtgattatgctattcccattgatgtaactcacCACCATgtggcgctgcgatataaagatttctacaccgttcaaccgattgtcatgaaaataataaacgtacaagtatttttttatggagaaAGGGATTATTTCAtcagtaacattaaaaataaccaacagatggcccttatgCATATCAAGATGCAAttctataattttgaaatatttacaaaaaaatgaaatgaaatctattcaaaaagcacacaaactaacttaatttccgtcatatgtcaataaacataaaataatcacaacaataataattgtcattttaaaataattatagactaCATGTGCGGGAAAAAGTGATTAGCTGTccgattatatatatagataagacagtaaacaataatcataattggtaagtatactcataactccaataaccatgaatctttagtataaaatgtaaacataagacaaatttgaaaaaaaactatttatttttataaatagaaaccaccatgccattgaagaaaaaaaagatcggaacataaacaaatatatgcgcagcgtcatctaaaagagctacggaaacaacacaccaacaagaaatacgtataGAAGCAACTgtaatccgaatttctactttgagagttgccaaaacagttagtcaacgtaatgatcaagtttcagatcttcgaacaagcatcttcatcaacagatactgaaaaacctgacgagcaagcccaacgactggatgatcaacgattaaaatagactaagtcaagaactagaaccaatctcaataaatcagccttcaattacggTATAgattatgataacaagatgcatcccgatgtgatcattggtttaatgaatatagtatgcccattgtcacgctatgatgtttaaaataaactgctggcatgtgctactccactggcaaaatgtatttaccacaactggttgaaccaccagaatctCTTCTTACATACGTTATTGGAACTACTAAGGAGTctcaatatttccttcagtattttataaaatacaattcatgctttcaaatgacatcatttggagcaacaaatattgtacaatacaataatttcgcgtctacgtttaaagtgtatcatatgattggttaacttctttcagtatctaaataaaatccccagtttctggatatttatttaatggacaacgtagaaaaagattgatcttcgatgcatgttcagtacaaCAACCAATCGataaatcatcgctaaatttaggattatgctttatgaaaataattgtttagttaaaaattttaaatctgttCTAGAAgatgaaacaacaaatgattcaaagtcattatcaatgcagatagaacgccattgaatgcagagcatgaaaggcgttttaatgctcCCATAGCTCTTGAACTCACAGCTGTAactgtcggtacagaaattacaaaacgaggtaatgttatcactaagcgacacaaaaacgcTGTCGCTGTCGCTGACAATTCacaacacatcaatcgtatgacaattattacgattatacaattcggtttatgcgagcagaagatggatatcatctcggactgtatcaaaataatcttacgACAGGCTCTTCGTacagatcttcgtacagtggaagtccaaaacatatgcacgaatatgctcaggattctttgacgtacgttcgaaagtattgacaaggttgtaaatgtaccGGAttaaagaggacgtgttggtgtgatgcaaacttttacagactatagaaatttaattaaaattttcatcgtaccattCGTTTCTACCATTCTATTTGTTTCCAGATTCAACAAAAAGAAGATGTGATCTTGACAaaaagtttatgggtgttatgatcaatctgcagcctatcgagaacatcattgaaaaagatgaaatagatgacgaatattaaataaaatattttttaagtatttgatttaatattctaattgtatcttgatttgtttctttattatttgtacaatgttgatgatcaataattaattgaaaatgaaaaattctaaatttatttttctgcgactaatgcccagcgaagcgggcgggtatagctagttaattaataatatcagttGCAAACGAGAATACTAAAAAATCCAAAAGGATTTTTGTGTCATAAGCGttctatatttttacaattttatgaatatttcattttgGTGGTTTTATTGAACCTTTTTTTGTATATCTGCCTGACCTTCGGGCAAAGGTACAAAAATATTGTCTTAGCGATAGTCCCTCttgttcattttaatataaggaaatttGTGTACAATATTATTGGTGAACAATatacattgttataaatttttgaaaaaacgGCTTTAACAAACGACAGTAcaatagtaataaatttaaaccttAACCCACAAtggtgtttaatttcaaacagaAACCAGAGGCGAACCAATTAAGCCGGAAGCCTATGTTCTCATTTGATCTTGGTTCCTCATCCTTACCGTATTGAAAGGCAGACACCGTCGGACGTAGTTTGATTAGCGAGGCTTTGTTGATGTACCCACACCCCAAACTAACGTTGTGAACGCACCTGATTAAAATACCAGGTGACCTTATTGTAACGTTCATTTATGCTATAACTTAGACAAGATgagataaagtattattttaagatcAATCAAACTTCTATCAAGTATTACTTGAACTCACGCTcaaaaaaaactgtttatattataccatataatataatcataaaatatgttaatataaatgtaatattttgtaagcaACTGTTGTTACAGCAATGTTTTACAAATTCGCAGTTCCgaagtaaaacaaaacaaaaaatcagTTCGTAATATCGTGAACTAttcgttttataatttcatattaaattataaacaaaaaattaaaatttatctgCATGTAGCATTccgttttaatttcaaataaatgtgaGTGAAAGgcttatagataataaataataaaacaatcaatttaTGCATTAAATTTAACAGCATTTACGTAGTCTTTTACTGGTACATAGGTGTTCAGTACAAGGCTGTTAAGTACCTGCTACTCgcaagtaattttaatattaaaaaccaatgcctcgtatatttattacttgttaTAAACAGCaggcaaataaattatattacaaaagttatataatataacacaattaCAAGGATATGCATATGGATACGTACGCAAATGAGTACGTTTTACAACGTCGTACCAAAAGGGATCCCATAACCCCTTTTGTATCCCTGAAACAAACCCCCGTCCTCCTTTCATACCCCTGACAACGTGTTCGCAAAATTGCATGATTGTCGGTTGATTAGTCAGAACGTAAGGAcgtataaaaactaataaacaaactcactttcgaatctataactttaatatacatatgagGAAGTGAGATGCGAAATAGAGATGTTATAATAGGTGGTAACACATATAAATCAGGAAAAAGACCAAGCTGCTCTGGTATGTCTATAATGCCGTTAACTGACAAGTGATCGATTTTCACTTTTGATGGCATTTTAATAGGAAAAAGATTGTCTATCGACATATATACGCGGTTTTTTGGTATcttgattagttttggaaataatttgTAGTCCTGTCATCAATAAGTTTcatagatttacatttttaaccCGGCTTTTTGCTCATAACTCATAATTGAATTCAGgtagattataatatagtagACGGTTATATAGTAGGTAGACGACATTATAAGTATATCACTGCAGCACGTTGCAAGTTACacgtgattatttatatattattaacagtaGTTTTTCGTTTCTactattatttgataaattatattattaaaacgtaaAATACGTAACAGAGAACACCATTTCGCTTTTCCGTTAAATTAAAGCTCTCCTCTCAACACTGgctttataaattcatttaaacgtAAATAGGTTCGTTACCACCTCTTCCTATTTTCGACGGTTTTTGCCTTTTTTTGTGAAGTAAGGATATTGAAGTGTCTTAAATCTTtataaggaatattttattatacaaaaaattaaaataaaagttgataAAATACGTAAGTGTTCTCAATTGTATAATATTCTGCTAGAGGGAAGTAtagtatttacatttatttacaacaacaacagcgacaacaacagcagcctgtaaattcccactgctgggataaaggcctcctctgcctttgaggagaagagaggtttggaacatattccaccacgctgttccaatgcgggttggtggaatgcacatgtggcagaatttctatgaaatatttctatgcctgggtttgaacccgcaatcatcggttaagatgcacgcgttctaaccactgagccatctcgactcttacatttatttattcaaaaagaaattccaatatttacaataaatatattctttaagttAATGCACATCtagtaactattattattattatagaatataacgATTGATAGAAGTttgattacaggttcaaacccagcaagaACCATaaaccattgaatattcatgtacttaatttgtgattataattcatctcgtgctcgacggtgaaggaaacatcgtgaggacacctgcatgtgtctaattttaacgaactTCTGCCACTCTTGTATTCACCAACGCGTActggagcgtggtggaataagcttccaatcttctccttaaaggggagaggaggccttaggcctgCATTTAGAATTTCAAAGGctgtaacttataaatataactaaaaataacttgaattaaatatttcaactaatttgaatggaaaaatatttattatgtgattattattattttaattctccACAGACGTTTTGCCTTGCTTTGTTTGTGCCGCTATGTTATTTTCATGTAAATTAcggatatttatatttatttgtatactattTTGCATCTTACCAGTCatcattacaatataaatttttgtatttcgaattGATGACGAAAGTTTGCACTGAACTCAACAACAACGATTTCTTCATTGAATTGGAGTTTGTATTTGTTGAGTACAAAAATAACTGTAAACAAATGTGTATGTACACTTTGAGATAGCggattaacattttatattttatataatctattttcaatttaaatgctTGAGCTTTGgtgatttgtatataaaatacatatttaaaaaagaaaacatttttttcacttttactTATATGTAGATACATCAAACTTCGTATGGGGAAatagaaagaaataattaaatttattgactaATAGCAAGGTGCGCCGACATCACCAATATCGTGGGAGGTTTATATCATACTAGCGACTACCCGCCACTTCATACGCGTGGAAGTTGAATCGGATTTTACTAACAAttgcatacatattttatttatattgggcttaattttcttattctattaattagtaactaaataataatccaAGTGCCTCCTAAAAGCATCGGCTATTTGCCATTGAAAATCCCACCAGCCCGGCCCAGCCAGTAGTCAGACAACCGTTTTTGATTACTCTTAGAGTTACGTAcctctaaagaaaaaaaatcgaaaccCATAAATGTGTTATTACATTACTGTTTTGTTATTAGATCACTGTTTGTCTATCTTTCTGGTGGTACAGAAATATCAGTGTGCGAGTATGAATTGAATCTggctaaatatttttctaaaagtaACCCTTATATACTTTCTTAAGCATTttgtaaaagttattaattagacagcaatttgatttcaattttatgaATCCTTTCTGAGTcaagttacaataataatattgtcgTTGTGACAGATATCGACCACAGCTGCCAAGCTCCGAGACACGGGAATGTACACACTTCAACTTCCAGGCTGGTTTCGTAGaagtttttaatagaaattccaATCTTTTTTTACCTACCTATCCTAATTTTGAACCCAGGGCTTTGGGTTCTGCGGCCTCATATATAGCTACTAGATCGACGCGGCTGTCAAATAATAATGTGATTCATAGTAATTATCAACCATCTTGGTCTCGTAGCGCGCGGTCTATACCCATGATCTATTGTTTCGATGTCCATCTTAAACGATCAATTAGTTTAAAAGTTACCCGAGCATTAATAGCTCACAAACAATTATGttaaattgattgattaataaacaattacgTGAATAtcgtagtttaaataaaaacaataaaacctcaaattgaaaaaaacactgccaaaatatttgaaataattgaataagAATCACACGAAAATTCTGTGGTGCATGAATAAACCCGCAATCGTTCTAACCAAGATTCTTCTAagtaagatgcaagcgttctaaccactgggctgtcTTTCACACtcataacaaacaaataaatatcttttcatcattattttgtaaactTATTGATAGTTCGAAATCTGAAATGAAATCGTCATCAAAACTATTACATCACAAATTCTTAAATTTTCTGACTTTTCTGATTGCTGACTTAATTCTTAATAAGTGTAAGTGTTTCAATATTCTTTAATAAGTTTTATGCAATACTTATGACATCTGTAACATGCATTGTCATAAGTATTTCACAACCCAAAGCAAAAGAGAGTGAGGTACTATTGTCTCTGCTATTATCAGAATAAAATTGCAATCGAAACAAACGTTACAGTTAGTGGAGCTAATGAAAGCTGAGTGAGGTATAATTCTACAGTTAGGTTCTAGTAATAACATAGTGTACCAAGCGTAGCGTggtttacttatattttttcttatagaaACAAACATTGGCGATATATAATAGACTAGCTACTCTACATGGAGAGTCCGTCAATTTTTAAGgacttaatttgaaaaaaaaaaagctattttcgtttaaaaacaaataactcaAACGTTGCTGAAAATGTTGCTGTCAATGGTAACCTCattattgtcatatattttttaaatgatttctaCTTAAATATAATCGCTTAGGGCATAAATTTTACAACTTTGACAAATTGTAACtccatgttttaaatttattaaagtgaGTTTAAAAGTTTGCAATCGGccatgtatttaaatacttaattttattacgacaCACATATCCACATTTTATAACAACGATCTCTGTTTAATTCGGTTCGGAAAGTTATATTTTCAACAATAGAAATAACTATAAAACGTTTATCaagataatattagtatatctaaaaaatatcttacaatataaagttaaatCAAAGTTCTATTTTACTTAAACttatatagtatgtattatatacttataaaatgtttCGACAGATATACATAGCATATTAGTATACGTAGATACACGGGATAATTATAAACACTGAGATTAACTACATAACCGTCATAATTGCCATCTTATTTACTTTTGAGTAGCTTTGCCAACTACACTAAAGCATACAAATAGGTATATGTAAAGCAAAGTAACACTCTATAAATTTCCCTCTAGTTGCTTTCTCttgctttgaggagaaggtttaaagCGCATTTCACCACGCTGCCCCAATGCAGACTGGTGGATACATAAGTggaagaattttattgaaattaaacacatgcaggtttcctcaagatgttttcctttaccgccgagcactagatgaattataaacacatattcaATGATGCTTGCTAGgtctgaacccgcaaccatcgg
This region includes:
- the LOC124536502 gene encoding larval/pupal cuticle protein H1C-like yields the protein MFKFAVLCAFLAAATAEPSAIISNLGYSANIVAPATTVVSSYPNNLFYSAPYYSSAPLAYSTPLGYSHLIKKRSAPLAVSSYTAPSPYFVSTPLATSYASPLAASYAINTPLTTTYTAAGPLASSYITPYYATAAHLIKKRSAPFFAPSTYVAPYASYSAATPFVPTTYAVGSPYVSTPLITATPFGYNAHLIKKRSAPLAVSAYSAPAAFSHQSRFDYRSDSPAITYSSYSPFPYSSPIAVPHVF